The genome window CCTGGAATGGGCGCGCGAGGAAAACGTCAAGGTGTCCATCCGTCTGGTCAAAGGCGCCTACTGGGACTACGAAACCGTGCTGGCCAAGCAGAACGACTGGCCCATCCCGGTCTGGACCCACAAGCCCGAGTCCGACATCTGCTTTGAAAAAGTCGCCAAGATGATCCTGGAAAACAACGACATCTGCCACTTTGCCTGCGCCTCGCACAACATCCGCACCATCTCGGCGGTCATGGAAACGGCCAAGGCCCTGAACGTTCCCGAAGAAAAATACGAATTCCAGGTCCTCTACGGCATGGCCGAGCCCGTGCGCAAGGGCCTCAAGAACGTGGCCAAGCGCGTGCGGCTCTACTGCCCCTACGGCGAGCTCATCCCGGGCATGGCCTATCTCGTGCGCAGGCTGCTGGAAAACACGGCCAACGAATCCTTCCTCAAGCAAACCTTTGCGGACGAGGCCGACATGGACCGCCTGCTGGAAAACCCGGAAGCCACCCTGCAGCGGCAGCTGGTGGAAAAGCCGGCCAGGTCCCGCAAGCGCCCCACCGTCAAGGCGCTCAAAGGCGAGATCCCGGCCTTCAACAACTTCCCGCCCGCGGACTTCACCATCAAGGCCGAGCGCGAGGCCTACCCGGCCGCCATCGCCGAGTGGCGCACCCAGCTGGGCAAGCAGTACCCGCTGTTCATCAACGGCAAGGAAGTGACCACGAACGACACCCTGGATTCCTACAACCCGGCCAACCCCAACGAGATCATCGGCACGATCTGCCAGGCGGGCAAGACCGAGATCGACGACGCCCTGGCCGGAGCCAAGGAAGCCTACCTCACCTGGCGCGACGAATCCCCGGCGCAGCGGGCCCAGTACCTGCTGGACGCCGCTGACTGGTGCAAGAAAAACATCTACAGGATTTCCGGCCTGCAGACCCTCGAGGTCGGCAAGCAGTGGGACCAGGCCCAAGCCGACGTGGCCGAGGCCATCGACTTCCTGGAATACTACGCCCGCGAAATGATCCGGCTGGGCGAACACCGCCGCATGGGCAACGCGCCCGGCGAGGATTCCCGCTACTTCTACCAGGGCAAGGGCATCGCGGCCGTCATCGCGCCGTGGAACTTCCCCCTGGCCATCTCCGTGGGCATGGTTTCCGCAGCCATCGTGGCTGGTTGCCCGGTCATCTACAAGCCGTCCGGACTCTCCTCGGTGGTGGGCTGGATGCTCACGGAAATGTTCCGCGCGGCAAACCTGCCCGACGGCGTGTTCAACTACACCCCTGGCCGGGGCTCGGTCATCGGCGACTACATCGTCGAGCACCCGGACGTCTCGGTCATCGCCTTCACCGGCTCCATGGAAGTGGGCCTGCGCATCCAGCAGAAGGCCGCCGTGGTCCAGCCCGGCCAGGAACAGTGCAAGAAGGTCATCGCGGAAATGGGCGGGAAGAACGCCATCATCATCGATGACGACGCAGACCTGGACGAAGCCGTGCTCGGCGTGCTCTACGCCGCCTTCGGCTTCCAGGGCCAGAAGTGCTCGGCCTGCTCCCGCGCCATCGTGCTGGAGCCCATCTACGATCGCTTCATCCACCGCC of Salidesulfovibrio onnuriiensis contains these proteins:
- a CDS encoding proline dehydrogenase family protein, whose product is MSINIKDLDPKIIALGKEFFQSISGEAPSIFNKGWWTGKVMDWSMKNEDFKVQMFRFVDVLPYLNTSESLSRHIEEYFAGEDSNIPDVLKWGATKTKIGGGLVAKVLNKTIRSNIEGMARQFIIGQEGKEAVKGIKKLRKDGFAFVLDLLGEATVSEEESAAYMEGYLDVLDAVQKEYQKWNALEASGTMDWGHAPKVNVAVKPSAFYSQSKAVDVDGTAAGMMERIEPVYKKVMEMDGFMCIDMEQLKYKEPTIELYKRLRLKYRDYEHLGIVFQAYLKDTEEDVRQFLEWAREENVKVSIRLVKGAYWDYETVLAKQNDWPIPVWTHKPESDICFEKVAKMILENNDICHFACASHNIRTISAVMETAKALNVPEEKYEFQVLYGMAEPVRKGLKNVAKRVRLYCPYGELIPGMAYLVRRLLENTANESFLKQTFADEADMDRLLENPEATLQRQLVEKPARSRKRPTVKALKGEIPAFNNFPPADFTIKAEREAYPAAIAEWRTQLGKQYPLFINGKEVTTNDTLDSYNPANPNEIIGTICQAGKTEIDDALAGAKEAYLTWRDESPAQRAQYLLDAADWCKKNIYRISGLQTLEVGKQWDQAQADVAEAIDFLEYYAREMIRLGEHRRMGNAPGEDSRYFYQGKGIAAVIAPWNFPLAISVGMVSAAIVAGCPVIYKPSGLSSVVGWMLTEMFRAANLPDGVFNYTPGRGSVIGDYIVEHPDVSVIAFTGSMEVGLRIQQKAAVVQPGQEQCKKVIAEMGGKNAIIIDDDADLDEAVLGVLYAAFGFQGQKCSACSRAIVLEPIYDRFIHRLKEAAGSIKLGPAEDPGNYMGPVVDKAAAQNVLRYAKIAEEEGNVVVKREADDKYKINEACYVPLTIVDGITPEHRIAQEEVFGPVLAVMKAKDMDEALEWANSTKFALTGAIYSRSPNNLKRAYREFRVGNLYLNKPSVGALVERHAFGGFKMSGVGSKSGGPDYLLQFMDPRLVCENTMRRGFAPISEDDDWIE